Proteins from one Triticum aestivum cultivar Chinese Spring chromosome 7A, IWGSC CS RefSeq v2.1, whole genome shotgun sequence genomic window:
- the LOC123148655 gene encoding uncharacterized protein isoform X3 → MYGDGVPMENPGRSWSPALLRCAPQVTPTDPRRPPRTRTTTPHTWSSSTEEGAFVAVVFAGVLHVVYDGDLLARALRQVGAAA, encoded by the exons ATGTACGGCGACGGCGTCCCGATGGAGAACCCTGGCCGCAGCTGGTCGCCGGCGCTCCTCCGCTGCGCGCCCCAGGTGACCCCCACGGATCCGCGGCGACCACCGAG GACGAGGACGACAACACCCCACACATGGTCGAGCTCGACGGAAGAAGGTGCCTTTGTCGCCGTGGTCTTCGCCGGTGTGCTCCACGTCGTGTACGACGGCGACCTCCTAGCTCGG GCtcttcgtcaagttggtgctgctgCCTAG
- the LOC123148655 gene encoding uncharacterized protein isoform X2 produces MYGDGVPMENPGRSWSPALLRCAPQVTPTDPRRPPSRTRTTTPHTWSSSTEEGAFVAVVFAGVLHVVYDGDLLARALRQVGAAA; encoded by the exons ATGTACGGCGACGGCGTCCCGATGGAGAACCCTGGCCGCAGCTGGTCGCCGGCGCTCCTCCGCTGCGCGCCCCAGGTGACCCCCACGGATCCGCGGCGACCACCGAG CAGGACGAGGACGACAACACCCCACACATGGTCGAGCTCGACGGAAGAAGGTGCCTTTGTCGCCGTGGTCTTCGCCGGTGTGCTCCACGTCGTGTACGACGGCGACCTCCTAGCTCGG GCtcttcgtcaagttggtgctgctgCCTAG